The following are encoded in a window of Rosa chinensis cultivar Old Blush chromosome 4, RchiOBHm-V2, whole genome shotgun sequence genomic DNA:
- the LOC112200394 gene encoding tRNA pseudouridine synthase A 1 isoform X2, producing MSSTSVLVAGLPCHPNLNATLSSPTPTNTSNAKDGDNLVMKVDGFKWRLVIAYDGTRYAGWQYQSSPPTIQRYVEKALMGATKLERKDLHLVGASRTDKGVHAWGQVAHFVTPFNYDRIESIHAALNGTLPEDIRVREISPAVPEFHARFSAQRKVYHYRIYNDTFMDPFQRHNAYHSAHKLNPAVMREAAKYFIGKHDFSAFVNASQKERVRDPVKDIFRFDVVQMLEVEGSGFLYRQVRNMVALLLQIGREAVPTDIIPKILATRNRRELAKYSLLAPPQGLCLMAVEYNEDHLRLPPGSPNPSFGRHYTIKSCKLPFY from the exons ATGAGTAGCACTAGTGTATTAGTTGCAGGCCTTCCCTGTCATCCAAACCTTAACgccactctttcttctccaactccaactaaTACATCA AACGCAAAGGATGGAGACAATTTGGTAATGAAGGTTGATGGGTTTAAGTGGCGTTTGGTTATAGCTTACGACGGCACCCGTTATGCAG GATGGCAATATCAGAGTTCACCACCTACCATACAGCGCTATGTGGAGAAAGCTCTAATGGGAGCAACGAAGCTGGAAAGGAAGGATCTTCATTTGGTTGGTGCAAGTAGGACAGATAAGGGTGTGCATGCATGGGGTCAG GTTGCACACTTTGTCACACCGTTCAACTATGACAGAATAGAAAGCATTCATGCAGCTCTCAATGGTACTCTTCCGGAGGATATCCGTGTTAGGGAAATTAGTCCTGCTGTGCCTGAATTCCATGCTCGTTTTTCAGCCCAAAGGAAGGTGTATCATTACAGAATATATAATGACACATTCATGGACCCATTTCAGCGTCACAATGCTTACCATAGTGCTCATAAGCTGAACCCTGCTGTTATGAGAGAAGCTGCGAAGTATTTTATTGGAAAGCATGATTTCTCTGCTTTTGTAAATGCATCCCAGAAGGAGCGAGTGCGGGATCCAGTAAAGGATATATTCCGTTTTGATGTTGTCCAAATG CTTGAAGTTGAAGGCTCGGGATTCTTATATAGACAAGTCCGGAACATG GTCGCTCTGCTACTTCAAATCGGAAGGGAAGCAGTTCCCACTGACATCATACCCAAGATATTGGCAACACGAAATCGAAGGGAGCTTGCTAAATATTCCTTGTTGGCTCCACCCCAAGGGCTTTGTCTTATGGCAGTGGAGTATAACGAGGACCATCTACGGCTTCCACCTGGTTCCCCTAACCCCAGTTTTGGTAGGCATTATACTATAAAATCTTGTAAGCTTCCATTCTACTAA
- the LOC112200394 gene encoding tRNA pseudouridine synthase A 1 isoform X1: protein MSSTSVLVAGLPCHPNLNATLSSPTPTNTSNAKDGDNLVMKVDGFKWRLVIAYDGTRYAGWQYQSSPPTIQRYVEKALMGATKLERKDLHLVGASRTDKGVHAWGQVAHFVTPFNYDRIESIHAALNGTLPEDIRVREISPAVPEFHARFSAQRKVYHYRIYNDTFMDPFQRHNAYHSAHKLNPAVMREAAKYFIGKHDFSAFVNASQKERVRDPVKDIFRFDVVQMGALLQLEVEGSGFLYRQVRNMVALLLQIGREAVPTDIIPKILATRNRRELAKYSLLAPPQGLCLMAVEYNEDHLRLPPGSPNPSFGRHYTIKSCKLPFY from the exons ATGAGTAGCACTAGTGTATTAGTTGCAGGCCTTCCCTGTCATCCAAACCTTAACgccactctttcttctccaactccaactaaTACATCA AACGCAAAGGATGGAGACAATTTGGTAATGAAGGTTGATGGGTTTAAGTGGCGTTTGGTTATAGCTTACGACGGCACCCGTTATGCAG GATGGCAATATCAGAGTTCACCACCTACCATACAGCGCTATGTGGAGAAAGCTCTAATGGGAGCAACGAAGCTGGAAAGGAAGGATCTTCATTTGGTTGGTGCAAGTAGGACAGATAAGGGTGTGCATGCATGGGGTCAG GTTGCACACTTTGTCACACCGTTCAACTATGACAGAATAGAAAGCATTCATGCAGCTCTCAATGGTACTCTTCCGGAGGATATCCGTGTTAGGGAAATTAGTCCTGCTGTGCCTGAATTCCATGCTCGTTTTTCAGCCCAAAGGAAGGTGTATCATTACAGAATATATAATGACACATTCATGGACCCATTTCAGCGTCACAATGCTTACCATAGTGCTCATAAGCTGAACCCTGCTGTTATGAGAGAAGCTGCGAAGTATTTTATTGGAAAGCATGATTTCTCTGCTTTTGTAAATGCATCCCAGAAGGAGCGAGTGCGGGATCCAGTAAAGGATATATTCCGTTTTGATGTTGTCCAAATG GGGGCTCTTTTACAGCTTGAAGTTGAAGGCTCGGGATTCTTATATAGACAAGTCCGGAACATG GTCGCTCTGCTACTTCAAATCGGAAGGGAAGCAGTTCCCACTGACATCATACCCAAGATATTGGCAACACGAAATCGAAGGGAGCTTGCTAAATATTCCTTGTTGGCTCCACCCCAAGGGCTTTGTCTTATGGCAGTGGAGTATAACGAGGACCATCTACGGCTTCCACCTGGTTCCCCTAACCCCAGTTTTGGTAGGCATTATACTATAAAATCTTGTAAGCTTCCATTCTACTAA
- the LOC112200393 gene encoding protein TRIGALACTOSYLDIACYLGLYCEROL 4, chloroplastic codes for MEMKKLRWAMDGAFWDLDISTPRTLDGLGRPVPGDPLPLGLSRGARLSRPKQIDFMQRFMTAPFVPPYTAASGFTLQRVLTIPFADNWLGSLLGQFNFERFVSSVKNSEGPPPDSASSWMKTLGKHLQDKSLYALSFCSDLLLTPDDTLLLSVERYGDDKKPRNKALFQHRLPHHNLSVEAVWPGLFVDKAGDYWDVPLSMSVDLATVASDSGASYRVCVHHNSGAPDRLDSGQSEGIPAGLLPGLAVKGAISYRKNIDLWRSNAPKLKMVQPFDIFLSNPHVSASGIIGAAMTACFGEGAARSQIEDDDPQGFRGFSLQAPAVKSAFLADFFGSASFSAQHGNFQRLFLDLSRFHARLDFPSGAKFLSGATHLAEDYFNSQKPNLEAIQDICPNATLSLQQQIAGPFSFRVDSRVAVELRNQNWSIRVDEPIFALEYALQVLGSAKAVAWYSPKHQEGMIELRFYET; via the exons ATGgagatgaagaagctgagatggGCAATGGACGGAGCCTTCTGGGACCTGGACATCTCGACGCCGAGGACCCTCGACGGCCTGGGCCGCCCCGTTCCCGGGGACCCACTTCCTCTGGGCCTTTCTCGAGGCGCCAGGCTCTCCCGGCCCAAACAAATTGACTTCATGCAGCGTTTCATGACCGCCCCCTTCGTCCCTCCCTACACCGCCGCCAGTGGCTTCACTCTCCAGCGCGTCCTCACCATCCCCTTCGCCGATAACTG GCTTGGGTCTTTACTGGGTCAGTTCAATTTCGAGAGGTTTGTATCCTCTGTGAAAAACAGTGAGGGCCCACCACCGGACTCTGCTTCTTCATGGATGAAAACCCTGGGAAAGCACCTCCAGGACAAGTCCTTGTATGCCCTTTCGTTCTGTTCTGACTTGCTGTTGACACCTGATGACACATTGCTTCTGAGTGTGGAGAGGTATGGTGATGATAAGAAGCCTCGAAATAAAGCACTGTTTCAGCACAGG TTGCCTCATCACAATTTGTCAGTAGAGGCAGTTTGGCCAGGGCTTTTTGTGGATAAGGCTGGTGATTATTGGGATGTGCCATTGTCAATGTCGGTTGATCTGGCTACGGTTGCTTCCGATTCTGGTGCCAGTTATCGTGTGTGCGTGCATCATAACTCGGGGGCACCCGACCGCCTTGATAGTGGTCAGAGTGAAGGAATACCTGCTGGTTTACTTCCTGGTTTGGCTGTCAAGGGTGCTATTTCCTATAGGAAGAATATTGACCTTTGGAGAAGTAATGCTCCGAAGCTGAAAATGGTGCAGCCCTTTGATATATTCCTTTCAAATCCTCATGTTTCGGCTTCAGGGATTATTG GTGCTGCCATGACTGCCTGTTTTGGTGAGGGTGCGGCTAGGTCACAAATTGAGGATGATGATCCTCAGGGTTTTAGAGGCTTTAGTCTTCAGGCTCCTGCAGTGAAATCTGCCTTTCTAGCAGATTTTTTTGGGTCTGCATCATTTTCAGCACAGCATGGAAACTTCCAAAGGCTATTTCTAGATCTTAGTCGTTTTCATGCTCGCCTGGATTTTCCTTCTGGAGCTAAATTTCTGTCGGGTGCCACACATCTAGCAGAAGATTATTTCAATTCTCAAAAGCCAAATTTGGAAGCTATTCAGGATATTTGCCCCAATGCCACCCTTTCTCTTCAGCAGCAG ATTGCTGGACCTTTCAGTTTCAGGGTTGATTCAAGAGTTGCGGTTGAACTAAGGAACCAAAACTGGAGTATACGTGTGGATGAGCCTATATTTGCCCTCGAGTATGCACTGCAAGTCCTTGGTTCAGCTAAAGCTGTTGCTTGGTATTCCCCAAAGCACCAAGAAGGGATGATAGAGCTTCGTTTTTACGAGACATAA
- the LOC112195947 gene encoding 5'-nucleotidase domain-containing protein 4, whose product MYAAEASMAATSFLRNPVRIRPTTSHNILITKSLPWNHKCQCSSTRSSNVSVDEDKSVFSVTPATKYDVDYLGEKTKGDLNVKLESLEAFGIDGQATLEGPIEEVARMEAEEAEGLLKDLGIRSPFSSRQSPRGIFCSRTLNLRSISAIGYDMDYTLMHYNVIAWEGRAYDYCMENLRKVGFPVDGLAFDPDLVIRGLVIDKEKGNLVKADRFGYVKRAMHGTTMLSNRAVREMYGRELVDLRKESRWEFLNTLFSVSEAVAYMQMVDRLDDGTIAAQLGPLDYKGLYKAVGRALFRAHVEGQLKSEIMSKPELFVTPDPELPLALLDQKEAGKKLLLITNSDYHYTDTMMQHSFNRFLPNNMGWRDLFDIVIVSARKPEFFQMSHPMYEVVTGEGLMRPCFKAVTGGLYSGGSAQMVENSLDIHGDEILYVGDHIYTDVSQSKVHLRWRTALICRELEEEYNALIGSRGHRESLIELTNQKEIVGDLFNQLRLASQRRTKGRPAQTLAATNLADQELSDSMQKLLIVMQRLDQKIALLLESDGELFNKRWGFLSRAGFWDKSHLMRQIEKYADIYTSRVSNFLHYTPFMYFRSQEQTLAHDSYSYYCSKIYGSAADNEVNSMS is encoded by the exons ATGTATGCAGCAGAGGCCTCAATGGCGGCCACCAGCTTCCTCAGAAACCCAGTTCGGATCAGACCCACTACATCCCATAACATTCTCATCACCAAGTCCCTGCCTTGGAATCACAAGTGCCAGTGCAGCAGCACTAGAAGCAGTAACGTCAGTGTTGACGAAGACAAGTCTGTGTTTTCTGTGACGCCGGCGACCAAGTACGACGTGGATTACTTGGGAGAGAAGACCAAAGGGGATTTGAATGTCAAGCTCGAGAGTCTTGAGGCTTTTG GAATTGATGGACAAGCAACTTTGGAAGGTCCGATTGAGGAGGTTGCTCGAATGGAAGCTGAAGAAGCTGAAGGGTTGCTTAAAGATTTGGGTATTCGG AGTCCTTTTTCATCAAGGCAATCGCCTCGTGGTATCTTTTGTAGCCGGACATTGAATCTTCGATCAATTAGTGCCATCGGTTATGATATGGACTACACCTTGATGCATTATAATGTCATT GCTTGGGAAGGGAGAGCTTATGACTACTGTATGGAGAATTTAAGGAAAGTGGGTTTCCCAGTTGATGGTCTTGCATTTGACCCCGACCTG GTTATTAGAGGCCTCGTCATAGACAAAGAGAAAGGCAACTTGGTGAAGGCTGATCGATTTGGCTATGTAAAGAGGGCTATGCATGGCACAACCATGCTATCTAATCGGGCTGTAAG AGAGATGTACGGGAGGGAATTGGTGGACCTCCGGAAGGAAAGTCGATGGGAATTCCTGAATACATTGTTCTCTGTCTCAGAAGCTGTGGCATATATGCAG ATGGTTGATAGATTGGATGATGGAACCATTGCCGCACAACTTGGTCCACTCGATTATAAAGGGCTCTATAAG GCTGTTGGAAGAGCCCTCTTTAGGGCACATGTAGAGGGTCAACTGAAG AGTGAGATAATGTCTAAGCCTGAACTATTTGTAACACCTGATCCAGAATTGCCTCTAGCACTTTTGGATCAAAAGGAG GCTGGTAAAAAGCTTCTCCTCATTACCAACTCGGATTATCATTACACAGACACAATGATGCAACATTCCTTTAACAGATTTCTTCCTAATAATATGGGTTGGCGGGATCTATTTGACATT GTAATAGTCTCTGCAAGGAAGCCAGAGTTCTTCCAAATGTCACACCCAATGTATGAGGTGGTGACGGGTGAGGGGCTAATGCGTCCATGCTTCAAGGCTGTAACAG GGGGCTTGTATTCAGGGGGAAGTGCTCAGATGGTTGAGAATTCCCTAGATATCCATGGAGATGAAATACTCTATGTTGGTGATCATATCTACACTGATGTAAGTCAATCCAAAGTTCATCTGCGGTGGCGAACAGCATTGATTTGTCGAGAATTGGAAGAAGAG TATAATGCTTTGATCGGTAGCCGGGGTCATAGAGAATCACTAATAGAGCTtacaaatcaaaaggagatAGTAGGGGATCTTTTCAACCAACTTCGACTTGCCTCTCAAAGACGAACTAAAGGGCGTCCTGCTCAA ACCCTTGCTGCAACAAATTTGGCTGATCAAGAACTCTCAGACAGCATGCAGAAGCTACTTATTGTTATGCAAAGACTAGACCAGAAAATTGCTCTGCTGCTAGAATCAGATGGAGAGCTCTTCAACAAAAG GTGGGGGTTTCTTTCCCGTGCGGGATTCTGGGATAAAAGCCATTTGATGAGACAAATTGAGAA gTATGCTGATATATATACCTCGAGGGTGTCAAATTTCTTACATTATACACCTTTCATGTATTTCCGCTCACAGGAACAG ACTCTTGCTCATGATTCATATTCATACTACTGTTCGAAGATTTATGGGTCTGCTGCGGATAACGAAGTCAATTCTATGTCGTAA